Sequence from the Clostridium botulinum genome:
GTAGATGACGCAGCGTTTATGAGAATGATGATAAAGGATATATTAGAAAAGAATGATTTCGAAATTGTTGGAGAAGCAAGTAACGGTGCAGTAGCAGTAGAAATGTATAAGAAAGAGAAACCAGATGTTGTAACAATGGATATAACAATGCCAGATGTTGATGGTATAGAAGCAGTTAAACAAATAAAGGCATTTGATCCAAGTGCAAAAATAATAATGTGTTCTGCTATGGGACAACAATCTATGGTTATGGATGCAATAAGAGCAGGAGCAAAAGATTTTATAGTAAAACCATTCCAAGCTGATAGAGTATTAGAAGCAATAAAAAAAGTACTTGGTTAAAATACAAGTATGGGGGTGTATTAAATGCAGATAGTAGTATTTAAATTAGGAAATGAATATTTTGCTGTTGAAACAGAGCGTGTTCAAAGTATAAATGATATGATGGGTATAACTAGAGTGCCAAAAGCACCTAGTTATATCAAGGGATTAATAAACTTAAGAGGAAGTATAAAATCACTTGTTGATATAAATCTGTTATTAAATGTTGACTCAAGTGCTGAGCAAAATAACATAATAATATTAACTGTTAAAGACGAAGAAATAGGAATATCAGTTGATGAAGTTGACGAAGTGTTAGATATAGAAGAAAAAGATATACAAAGATTAGATGACAATAATGCGCCAGACTATGTAAAAGGAATTGTAGATTATAATAACAAACTTCTAACAATAATAAACATTGATAAGTTGTTAAATTAGTAATGAAATGAGGGATAAAAAATGGCAGATGTTTTATCACAAAGTGAAATAGATGCCTTGTTATCTGCTTTATCTACAGGTGAATTAGAACCAGAAACCGTCCCTAAGGACGATGAAAAACATAAAATAAAGTTATATGATTTTAAAAGTCCACAAAAATTTTCTAAGGATCATATAAGAACTTTAGAATTAATTCATGATAACTTTGCAAGAATAACTTCAAATTATTTAACAGGACAAATAAGGAAGAATGTTAAAGTCAAAATAGAAACTGTAGAACAGATAACCTATGAGGAATTTATACATTCCGTACAAAATCCTACTATCATCACTATATTTAAAATGCCCCCTTTGACAGGGTCAATTATATTTGAAACAAATCCTCAATTATCATTTCAAATAATAGATATTTTACTTGGGGGAAGTGGGGATAGGAAAATAGGAAATAAAGAATTTTCCGACATAGATAAGAATATAATAAGACAAGTTACTACTGGCATGATCAGTAATCTAAAATTAGCATGGGAAGATATTTTAAATGTAAGTCCTGAGGTAGAAGGAATAGAAACAAATCCAGCAATAAATCAAACATTAGCGCCAAATGAACCAGTAGCACTTATTACATTTTCTGTAGAATTTGGAGAACATAGTACATTTATGAATATGTGTATTCCATACTTAAGTATTGAAAAAGTATTAGATAAATTAGTGGTACAATATTGGTTCCAAAATGATGATGAAGCATTAATTGCAGAATCAAGAGTGAAAATGGAAGAAGGAATTCAAAAAGTTGATATTGAAGTATTTGCAGAACTTGGAAATACCAATATCATAGTTGATGATTTCTTAAAACTAACTAAAGGCGATATTATTAAGCTTGACAATAAGAGCTCTTCACCTATAAAAGTATACGTAGGAGATGAGGAATGTTACTATGCTAAACCTGGTGTAACAGGAAAGAATATGGGTGTTGCCATTTTAGATATAATAGATAAGGAAGTGAAAGAGTATGAGTAATAGTTTTCTATCGCAAGAAGAAATAAATGCGCTTCTAGCAGGAGAACTTAGTAATGAAGAAACGCAAGAAGTTCCTCAAGACAATGGGAATACAGAAGAGTTGACTGATATTGAAAAAGACCTGTTAGGGGAAATAGGAAATATATCTATGGGATCAGCTTCTACAGCTCTTTATCAAATTATTAATCAAAACGTAAATATAACAACACCTGTAGTTTCTTTAACAACATTGAAAGATATGAAGGCGTCTTTTGAAACTCCTAATATAGTTTTAGATGTTGAATACACAGAAGGAATCATAGGAAGAAATATATTGGTTATGAAGACAGATGATGCTGCTGTAATAGCTAATCTGATGATGGGTGGAGATGGTCAAGTATCAGAAAATCCTGAATTGTCAGAAATAGAAGTCAGTGCTGTTCAAGAAGCAATGAACCAAATGATAGGTTCGGCAGCGACCTCTATGGCAACAATGTTTTCACGTAGAGTTGATATATCACCTCCGACATCAAAATTATGGAAAGAAAAAAGCGAACCTATTACAGAAACTTTATCAGAAGATGAGGAAATTGTAAGAGTTTCATTTAGATTAATAATAGGTGATCTTGTTGACAGTAATATAATGCAAATATTACCGTTAAACACAGCTAAAAAAATAGTTTCTATAATGATGGGAGAAGAGGAGAGCAGTAGTGTAGCTACTGATCCTAAAAAAGTTGTAGAAGAAAAACCGGTAGTTAAAGCAACTACACAAAAAGCAGAAGCTGAAAAGCGAGAATCAATTCAAGCAAAACCTATAGTGGAAGCACCTAGAGTACAACAACCAATAGAAGTGCATGAAGCAGCTTTTGAAACGTTAGTTCCAGGAGATACTGCACAAGTGCCTAAGAATATAGATTTAATATTAGATGTTCCATTAGATATATCTGTTGTTTTAGGTAGAACTAAAAAGAGCATAAAAGATATATTAAATTTAAGTACTGGATCTTTAATTGAATTAGATAAATTAGCTGAAGAACCAGTTGAAATATTAGTTAATGGAAAGAAAATAGCTTATGGTGAAGTTGTTGTTGTTGATGAAAACTTTGGTGTAAGAATAACAAGCATAGTAAGTAATGCGGAAAGAATAAAATCTCTTAGATAATTAAGAGACTTTAAATAGATGGAGATATAATTAATAGTATATAATTTTTATTAAAGAGTTATATAAATTAATTATATCTCTATTTTTGATTAAAATATTGTACAATTATTTATTGGATATAGTATACTATTTAAGTATGATTAAGGTTAATATGTTGTTTTTAACAAGAAAGTAAAAAGTAATATCTTAGATGGAATTATTTTATTATTAATATTTAGAGAAGATTTCACATTTATAAATAGGATAAATACTTATATTATTAAGGTATTAATTTATTTAAAATGTCTAAACTTAATATATAAAAGTACGATAATAAAATAAGAAGATGAGTAAGATGAAATTGTGGAGGTAAGAATATATGAGTATTAATAGAATTAATGCACATTCTGCAGTAAATATATATAATTCTAATAAAAATATTAATAAGGTTGAAAAGGCTAATAAAGTTGAAACGAGAGACAGAATAGAAATTTCAGCTCTTGGAAAATCTATAAAAGATTATTCATTGGAAAGTAGCATAGATAACACTAAAAAAGTAGCAGAAATTAAAGAAAAGATACAAAATGGAACTTATAAGATAGATTCTAAATTAACAGCAAAGAGTATATTAGAAGCTATAAAGGAGAATAAAAAGTAAACAATGATAAATAAATTAACACAAATAATAGAAGCAGAAGAAGTTGCGTTAAAAGAATTATTGGGTTTATTCGAAATACAATATAAAATGATAATGGAAAAAGATGTTTTTGGATTAGAAGGATTGGTTGATAAATTAAATGATTGTAATAAAAAAATAGCTGGTGAAGAAGTGAGAAGAAGACAACTAATTGGTAAACAAAGTATAAAAGATATATTAAAATCAGCAAATGATGAAAATTTAAATAAATCATATGAAGAAATCCAAAAAACATTGAATGAGGTAACATTTCAAAAGGAAACTAATGAAATGTTATTGAAACAGCAAATAATGTTTAATAATCAAATGTTAAATGTTATGAATCCTAATAGGGAAATGAAGACCTATAACTCTTATGGTAATTTGAGAAGATAATACTCAAGAGTATAGGTCTTTTTAAATATAAAGACATGGATGGGGAATAATAAAGACAAGGATGTAGGAAATTTGAAAGGTAGGAATATAAATGGCAGGACTATTTGATACATTTACTGTAGCAAAAAGAGGGCTAAATGTACAACAAGGAGCAATAAATACAACATCTCATAATATTGCAAATGCAAATACAGTTGGATTTTCAAGACAAAGGGCAGTAGCGACAACTACAAGACCTTTTGGAGGAATGTCTAGATTTGACACGTGTACAGTTGGACAAGTTGGTACTGGAGCAGAAATTTCATCAATAGAAAGAATAAGAGATTCTTTTATTGATTTTCAAGTAAGACATGAAAACGGAAAGCTTGGAAATTATGATGTTCAAGATAAATTTTTATATAGAGTGGAAAATATATTTGGAGAGCCTTCAGATTCAGGAATACAACAATTATTGGGAGAATTCTTTGATTCATTCCAAGAATTATCTAAAAAGCCACATGATTCATCAACAAAAACAATAGCACTTCAAAAGGCCTCTGCTTTAGCTGATGCGTTAAATAATACGTATACTCAGTTAGATAAACAATTATCAGATGCTCAAGAATTATTACAAGTTAATGTTAAAGATGTAAATAATTATTTGGATCAAATAAATGAATTAAATAAGCAAATCGCTAGTGTGTGTGCAGTTGGACAAACTCCGAATGACTTGATGGATGCAAGAGATAATCTTTTAGATCAATTAAGTTCTAAATTTGGAATAACTATAGATAGAAAAGAAAAGGAGTCAATTGATTTAAAATTAGAAGGTTATCAAAATGGTAAGAATCCTGTTAATAATCTAGTTAATTCAAATCCAACAGATGATAAATATACTAGATTTTCTTATGTTAAGAACGCAGAAGTAGAAAAAGATGCTGCAGGAAAGTATACTGTTAAATTACAGTATCATCCACTAGGAAATTTAAATGCTAAAGAAGAAACTATTACAATTGAATGTGCGGATGAAGATGAAGCAAAAAAAATTGCAGAATCATTAACACAAAATAGAGTATTAATGGGTGATAAAGATGGAATTGTTGGAAAACCAGTTCCACCAGCTACTACTGTTACAATGAGTAGTGATGATATAAATAAAAAGATACTTCAAACACATAAATTAGATGTTGATGTTAATACTGTAGATAATAAACACATAAAAGGTGATATAGCAGGTAATCAAGGAGTACAAGATACTATAAAAGGATACATGGCTGATTTAGATAGAATTGCTGTAGGATTAGCTTATGCTGTTAATGCAATTCAAACAGGAAGTCAAACTCCTACTGATAAGTATGAACTTATATTTACTAATGGTGCAGATGTAACAGGGTTAACTGGAGTAGCTAAGAATGAAAAGTTAGAAGAAAAAATAAGTGCAAAAAATATAACTGTTAATAAAGATGTATTAAAAGATGTATCATTACTAAATACTTCAAGTAAAGATGAGGCTGGAGAGGGTAATGGAGACAGAGCATT
This genomic interval carries:
- the flgK gene encoding flagellar hook-associated protein FlgK, encoding MAGLFDTFTVAKRGLNVQQGAINTTSHNIANANTVGFSRQRAVATTTRPFGGMSRFDTCTVGQVGTGAEISSIERIRDSFIDFQVRHENGKLGNYDVQDKFLYRVENIFGEPSDSGIQQLLGEFFDSFQELSKKPHDSSTKTIALQKASALADALNNTYTQLDKQLSDAQELLQVNVKDVNNYLDQINELNKQIASVCAVGQTPNDLMDARDNLLDQLSSKFGITIDRKEKESIDLKLEGYQNGKNPVNNLVNSNPTDDKYTRFSYVKNAEVEKDAAGKYTVKLQYHPLGNLNAKEETITIECADEDEAKKIAESLTQNRVLMGDKDGIVGKPVPPATTVTMSSDDINKKILQTHKLDVDVNTVDNKHIKGDIAGNQGVQDTIKGYMADLDRIAVGLAYAVNAIQTGSQTPTDKYELIFTNGADVTGLTGVAKNEKLEEKISAKNITVNKDVLKDVSLLNTSSKDEAGEGNGDRALAIANLRNVKMNLTNSKDIKNRNDFFANTKVNFDDGINMISSAEGSTINAYYKEIINTLGVSAETASRNVTSQTKILKDLEMQRLSVSGVSLDEEMTNLIQFQHAYSANAKVISTVDELLDVVINGLKR
- the fliM gene encoding flagellar motor switch protein FliM; amino-acid sequence: MADVLSQSEIDALLSALSTGELEPETVPKDDEKHKIKLYDFKSPQKFSKDHIRTLELIHDNFARITSNYLTGQIRKNVKVKIETVEQITYEEFIHSVQNPTIITIFKMPPLTGSIIFETNPQLSFQIIDILLGGSGDRKIGNKEFSDIDKNIIRQVTTGMISNLKLAWEDILNVSPEVEGIETNPAINQTLAPNEPVALITFSVEFGEHSTFMNMCIPYLSIEKVLDKLVVQYWFQNDDEALIAESRVKMEEGIQKVDIEVFAELGNTNIIVDDFLKLTKGDIIKLDNKSSSPIKVYVGDEECYYAKPGVTGKNMGVAILDIIDKEVKEYE
- a CDS encoding response regulator, which gives rise to MAKVLIVDDAAFMRMMIKDILEKNDFEIVGEASNGAVAVEMYKKEKPDVVTMDITMPDVDGIEAVKQIKAFDPSAKIIMCSAMGQQSMVMDAIRAGAKDFIVKPFQADRVLEAIKKVLG
- a CDS encoding chemotaxis protein CheW produces the protein MQIVVFKLGNEYFAVETERVQSINDMMGITRVPKAPSYIKGLINLRGSIKSLVDINLLLNVDSSAEQNNIIILTVKDEEIGISVDEVDEVLDIEEKDIQRLDDNNAPDYVKGIVDYNNKLLTIINIDKLLN
- the flgM gene encoding flagellar biosynthesis anti-sigma factor FlgM — protein: MSINRINAHSAVNIYNSNKNINKVEKANKVETRDRIEISALGKSIKDYSLESSIDNTKKVAEIKEKIQNGTYKIDSKLTAKSILEAIKENKK
- the fliY gene encoding flagellar motor switch phosphatase FliY; protein product: MSNSFLSQEEINALLAGELSNEETQEVPQDNGNTEELTDIEKDLLGEIGNISMGSASTALYQIINQNVNITTPVVSLTTLKDMKASFETPNIVLDVEYTEGIIGRNILVMKTDDAAVIANLMMGGDGQVSENPELSEIEVSAVQEAMNQMIGSAATSMATMFSRRVDISPPTSKLWKEKSEPITETLSEDEEIVRVSFRLIIGDLVDSNIMQILPLNTAKKIVSIMMGEEESSSVATDPKKVVEEKPVVKATTQKAEAEKRESIQAKPIVEAPRVQQPIEVHEAAFETLVPGDTAQVPKNIDLILDVPLDISVVLGRTKKSIKDILNLSTGSLIELDKLAEEPVEILVNGKKIAYGEVVVVDENFGVRITSIVSNAERIKSLR
- a CDS encoding flagellar protein FlgN gives rise to the protein MINKLTQIIEAEEVALKELLGLFEIQYKMIMEKDVFGLEGLVDKLNDCNKKIAGEEVRRRQLIGKQSIKDILKSANDENLNKSYEEIQKTLNEVTFQKETNEMLLKQQIMFNNQMLNVMNPNREMKTYNSYGNLRR